The Castanea sativa cultivar Marrone di Chiusa Pesio chromosome 11, ASM4071231v1 genome contains a region encoding:
- the LOC142615989 gene encoding uncharacterized protein LOC142615989, with translation MIREDEPAIIFTNEDARQLHHPHDDAIVITLTIATYTTRKVLIDNGSSADILYYPAFQQMRFNKESLHPVNKPFIGFGGMKVLPVSTISLPVMVGSYPHQVNKEVNFLIVDCSSLYNAIIGRPTLTSWRVATSTYQLSIKFPIEYVIEEVQGDQLAARECYLPMLATDG, from the coding sequence ATGATTAGAGAAGATGAGCCAGCCATTATTTTCACGAATGAAGACGCAAGACAACTGCACCATCCTCATGATGATGCAATTGTCATTACTTTGACGATTGCAACTTATACAACTAGAAAGGTGTTAATAGATAATGGGAGTTCAGCAGACATCCTCTACTATCCagccttccagcaaatgaggttCAATAAAGAATCACTTCATCCAGTGAATAAGCCATTCATCGggtttggaggaatgaaggttcTACCAGTAAGCACCATCTCCTTACCAGTCATGGTTGGCTCTTATCCACATCAAGTCAATAAGGAAGTGAATTTCCTTATTGTAGACTGTTCGTCCTTGTACAATGCCATTATTGGACGACCAACATTGACCAGTTGGAGGGTTGCAACGTCCACCTACCAGTTGTCTATCAAATTCCCAATAGAGTATGTCATTGAagaagtacaaggagatcaattagCTGCTAGAGAATGTTACTTACCAATGTTAGCTACGGACGGGTAG